The Conger conger chromosome 15, fConCon1.1, whole genome shotgun sequence genome contains a region encoding:
- the c15h11orf96 gene encoding uncharacterized protein C11orf96 homolog, with amino-acid sequence MAMRQMETAGLHVLPAHLLSSAMEEFPQQLPVPKCHARGRSRPRRPREARFKTQPVTFAEIAEVEEEGASPMEEERARRSFLQSLENLRRSTQTLHCPARHAQATPAQASMDSSDSDSAQ; translated from the coding sequence ATGGCCATGCGTCAGATGGAGACGGCCGGGCTCCACGTCCTGCCGGCCCACCTGCTGTCGTCGGCGATGGAGGAGTTCCCGCAGCAGCTGCCCGTGCCCAAGTGCCACGCCCGCGGGCGGAGCCGGCCCCGCAGGCCCCGGGAGGCGCGCTTCAAGACCCAGCCCGTCACCTTCGCCGAGATCGccgaggtggaggaggagggcgcCTCCCCCATGGAGGAGGAGCGGGCGCGCCGCTCCTTCCTGCAGTCCCTGGAGAACCTGCGGCGCTCCACGCAGACGCTGCACTGCCCCGCCCGGCACGCGCAGGCCACGCCCGCCCAGGCCAGCATGGACTCCAGCGACTCCGACTCCGCCCAGTGA